The Clupea harengus chromosome 6, Ch_v2.0.2, whole genome shotgun sequence genome contains a region encoding:
- the LOC105899753 gene encoding chymotrypsin A-like yields MAFLWILSCLAFVSSAFGCGIPAIKPVVTGYSRIVNGEEAVPHSWPWQVSLQDYTGFHFCGGSLINENWVVTAAHCNVRTSHRVILGEHDRASNSENTQVMKVGKVFKHPRYNGYTINNDILLIKLASPAQMNPRVSPVCAAETNDNFSGGMRCVTSGWGLTRHNAADTPALLQQASLPLLDNQQCKKFWGNKITDLMICAGADGASSCMGDSGGPLVCEKAGAWTLVGIVSWGSGTCTPTMPGVYARVTELRAWMDQTIAAN; encoded by the exons ATGGCCTTCCTGTGGATTCTCTCCTGTCTCGCCTTCGTGAGCTCAGCCTTTG GCTGTGGCATTCCTGCCATCAAGCCCGTCGTCACTGGCTACTCCAGGATTGTCAACGGTGAGGAGGCTGTGCCCCACTCGTGGCCCTGGCAGGTGTCCCTGCAG GACTACACTGGCTTCCACTTCTGCGGTGGTTCTCTGATCAATGAGAACTGGGTTGTGACTGCTGCCCACTGCAATGTGAG GACCTCCCACCGTGTCATTCTGGGTGAGCATGATCGCGCCTCTAACTCTGAGAACACCCAGGTCATGAAGGTCGGCAAG GTCTTCAAGCACCCCCGTTACAATGGCTACACCATCAACAACGACATCCTCCTGATCAAGCTGGCCTCTCCCGCCCAGATGAACCCCCGTGTGTCTCCCGTCTGTGCGGCTGAGACCAACGACAACTTCTCCGGTGGTATGAGGTGTGTCACCTCCGGATGGGGTCTGACTAGGCACAATG CCGCTGACACCCCTGCCCTCCTGCAGCAGGCCTCTCTGCCCCTGCTGGACAACCAGCAGTGCAAGAAGTTCTGGGGCAACAAGATCACCGACCTCATGATCTGCGCTGGAGCTGATGGTGCCTCCTCTTGCATG GGTGACTCTGGTGGCCCCCTGGTCTGTGAGAAGGCTGGAGCCTGGACCCTGGTTGGTATTGTGTCCTGGGGCAGTGGCACCTGCACCCCCACCATGCCTGGAGTGTACGCCCGCGTCACCGAGCTCCGTGCCTGGATGGACCAGACTATCGCCGCTAACTAA
- the LOC105899747 gene encoding chymotrypsin B-like, with amino-acid sequence MAFLWLVSCFAFISAAYGCGAPAIPPVVTGFARIVNGEEAVPHSWPWQVSLQQPSGFHFCGASLVNENWVVTAAHCNVRTSHKVVLGEHDRGSSGEATQTMKVQKVFTHPEWNPRTINNDIALIKLASPVSMSSHVGPVCLAETADAFTPGTTCVTSGWGLTRHNAMFTPNQLQQAALPLLSSEQCKTHWGSQISDVMICAGADGASSCMGDSGGPLVCQKDNAWTLVGIVSWGSSRCSTTTPAVYARVTELRAWVDQILAAN; translated from the exons ATGGCTTTCCTGTGGTTGGTGTCTTGCTTTGCTTTCATCAGTGCAGCctatg GCTGTGGCGCCCCTGCCATCCCTCCCGTTGTGACTGGCTTTGCCCGCATCGTCAACGGTGAGGAGGCTGTGCCCCACTCCTGGCCCTGGCAGGTGTCTCTGCAG CAACCCTCTGGCTTCCACTTCTGTGGTGCCTCTCTGGTCAATGAGAACTGGGTTGTGACTGCTGCCCACTGCAATGTGAG GACCAGCCACAAAGTGGTTCTTGGAGAACACGACAGAGGAAGCTCAGGAGAGGCCACCCAGACCATGAAAGTGCAGAAG GTCTTCACCCACCCCGAGTGGAACCCCCGCACCATCAACAACGACATTGCTCTCATCAAGCTGGCCTCCCCTGTGAGCATGAGCTCCCATGTTGGCCCCGTGTGCCTGGCTGAGACCGCCGACGCCTTTACCCCTGGAACGACCTGCGTGACCTCCGGCTGGGGTCTGACCCGCCACAATG ctaTGTTCACCCCAAACCAGCTGCAGCAGGCTGCCCTTCCCCTGCTGTCCAGCGAGCAGTGCAAGACGCACTGGGGAAGCCAGATCTCCGATGTCATGATCTGCGCTGGTGCCGACGGCGCCTCCTCCTGCATG GGTGACTCTGGTGGCCCCCTGGTGTGCCAGAAGGACAATGCCTGGACCCTGGTGGGTATCGTGTCCTGGGGCAGCAGCAGatgctccaccaccacccctgctGTGTACGCCCGCGTCACCGAGCTTCGCGCCTGGGTGGACCAGATCCTGGCTGCCAACTAA
- the LOC105899750 gene encoding chymotrypsin A-like: MAFLWILSCLAFVSSAFGCGIPAIKPVVTGYSRIVNGEEAVPHSWPWQVSLQDYTGFHFCGGSLINENWVVTAAHCNVRTSHRVILGEHDRASNSENTQVMKVGKVFKHPRYNGYTINNDILLIKLASPAQMNPRVSPVCAAETNDNFSGGMRCVTSGWGLTRHNAADTPALLQQASLPLLDNQQCKKFWGNKITDLMICAGADGATSCMGDSGGPLVCEKAGAWTLVGIVSWGSGNCSPSMPAVYARVTALRAWMDQTIASN; encoded by the exons ATGGCCTTCCTGTGGATTCTCTCTTGTCTCGCCTTCGTAAGCTCAGCCTTTG GCTGTGGCATTCCTGCCATCAAGCCCGTCGTCACTGGCTACTCCAGGATCGTCAACGGTGAGGAGGCTGTGCCCCACTCGTGGCCCTGGCAGGTGTCCCTGCAG GACTACACTGGCTTCCACTTCTGCGGTGGTTCTCTGATCAATGAGAACTGGGTTGTGACTGCTGCCCATTGCAATGTGAG GACCTCCCACCGTGTCATTCTGGGTGAGCATGATCGTGCCTCTAACTCTGAGAACACCCAGGTTATGAAGGTCGGCAAG GTCTTCAAGCACCCCCGTTACAATGGCTACACCATCAACAACGACATCCTCCTGATCAAGCTGGCCTCTCCCGCCCAGATGAACCCCCGTGTGTCTCCCGTCTGTGCGGCTGAGACCAACGACAACTTTTCCGGTGGTATGAGGTGTGTCACCTCCGGATGGGGTCTGACTAGGCACAATG CCGCTGACACCCCTGCCCTCCTGCAGCAGGCCTCTCTGCCCCTGCTGGACAACCAGCAGTGCAAGAAGTTCTGGGGCAACAAGATCACCGACCTCATGATCTGCGCTGGAGCCGATGGTGCCACCTCTTGCATG gGTGACTCTGGTGGCCCCCTGGTCTGTGAGAAGGCTGGAGCCTGGACCCTGGTTGGTATTGTGTCCTGGGGCAGTGGCAACTGCAGCCCCTCCATGCCTGCAGTGTACGCCCGCGTCACTGCGCTCCGTGCCTGGATGGACCAGACCATCGCCTCTAACTAA
- the LOC105899752 gene encoding chymotrypsin A-like, protein MAFLWILSCLAFVSSAFGCGIPAIKPVVTGYSRIVNGEEAVPGSWPWQVSLQDYTGFHFCGGSLVSENWVVTAAHCNVRTSHRVILGEHDRSSNAENIQVMKVSKVFKHPRYNGYTINNDILLIKLASPAQMNPRVSPVCVAETNDNFAGGMRCVTSGWGLTRHNAADTPALLQQASLPLLTNQQCQQYWGSKITNLMICAGASGASSCMGDSGGPLVCEKAGAWTLVGIVSWGSGTCTPTMPGVYARVTELRAWMDQTIAAN, encoded by the exons ATGGCCTTCCTGTGGATCCTGTCCTGTCTTGCTTTTGTGAGCTCAGCCTTTG GCTGTGGCATTCCTGCCATCAAGCCCGTCGTCACTGGCTACTCCAGGATCGTCAACGGTGAGGAGGCTGTGCCCGGCTCCTGGCCCTGGCAGGTGTCCCTGCAG GACTACACTGGCTTCCATTTCTGTGGTGGATCTCTGGTCAGTGAGAACTGGGTCGTCACTGCTGCCCACTGCAACGTGAG GACTTCCCACCGTGTGATCCTGGGTGAGCATGACCGCTCTTCCAACGCTGAGAACATCCAGGTCATGAAGGTCAGCAAG GTCTTCAAGCACCCCCGTTACAATGGCTACACCATCAACAACGACATCCTCCTGATCAAGCTGGCCTCTCCCGCCCAGATGAACCCCCGTGTGTCTCCCGTCTGTGTGGCTGAGACCAACGACAACTTCGCCGGTGGTATGAGGTGTGTCACCTCCGGATGGGGTCTGACCAGACACAACG CCGCTGACACCCCTGCCCTCCTGCAGCAGGCCTCTCTGCCCCTTCTGACCAACCAGCAGTGCCAGCAGTACTGGGGTAGCAAGATCACCAACCTCATGATCTGCGCTGGAGCCTCCGGTGCCTCCTCTTGCATG GGTGACTCTGGTGGCCCCCTGGTCTGTGAGAAGGCTGGAGCCTGGACCCTGGTTGGTATTGTGTCCTGGGGCAGTGGCACCTGCACCCCCACCATGCCTGGAGTGTACGCCCGCGTCACCGAGCTCCGTGCCTGGATGGACCAGACTATCGCCGCTAACTAA
- the galr1b gene encoding galanin receptor type 1b, whose protein sequence is MNRAGKMSLSSNETQFWTLEEPDNRTTGDPLGPEVVIVPVIFGCIFLLGIFGNTLVIIVIGRIKSRRSRSTTNIFILNLSIADLTFLLFCVPFQATIYSLPEWIFGAFFCKFVHYFVMVSMFVSIFTLVAMSIDRYIAVVHSKKSPCIRNKRNALIGICIIWLLSFIFAIPVAQHQILTNHPEAPNSSFCWEIWTETVAKQTYKVTILVIGYLLPLCLITCCYTKVLYHLHKKMKNMSKKSERSKRKTAQTVLLVVTAFLICWMPHHIIAMWVVFGRFPLNDASFAFRIISHCLAYGNSCVNPILYAFLSENFRKACQQVFSCHFFYPPPPVEKVVRIRLENFSTTHSTTNI, encoded by the exons ATGAACAGAGCTGGAAAAATGTCACTATCTTCAAATGAGACACAATTTTGGACATTGGAAGAGCCGGACAACCGAACAACAGGTGACCCTCTCGGCCCAGAAGTGGTAATTGTGCCTGTCATATTTGGATGTATATTTCTCTTAGGCATTTTTGGCAACACATTGGTGATTATAGTCATTGGAAGAATCAAGTCTAGGCGTTCTCGAAGTACGACGAACATTTTTATCTTAAATCTCAGCATAGCGGACTtgacttttttattattttgtgtcCCATTTCAAGCAACAATATACAGCCTCCCAGAGTGGATCTTCGGGGCTTTCTTCTGTAAATTTGTTCACTATTTCGTGATGGTGAGCATGTTCGTGAGCATCTTTACCCTGGTGGCTATGTCTATTGATAGGTACATTGCTGTTGTCCACTCGAAGAAATCGCCATGCATTCGCAATAAAAGGAATGCCCTCATTGGAATTTGTATCATTTGGTTGCTTTCTTTCATCTTTGCAATTCCGGTTGCCCAACACCAAATACTTACCAATCACCCTGAGGCTCCCAACAGTTCATTTTGTTGGGAGATATGGACAGAAACTGTGGCGAAACAGACCTACAAAGTGACTATTTTAGTAATTGGGTATCTGTTACCACTGTGTTTGATCACATGCTGTTATACCAAG GTACTGTATCATCTACACAAAAAGATGAAGAACATGTCCAAAAAATCTGAGCGTTCAAAGAGGAAG ACTGCCCAAACCGTGCTCTTGGTGGTGACCGCCTTCCTCATCTGCTGGATGCCCCACCACATCATAGCCATGTGGGTGGTGTTTGGAAGGTTCCCCCTGAACGACGCCTCCTTCGCCTTCCGCATCATCTCCCACTGCCTGGCCTATGGCAATTCCTGCGTAAACCCCATCCTCTATGCGTTCCTCTCGGAGAACTTCCGCAAAGCCTGCCAGCAAGTCTTCTCATGCCATTTCTTCTACCCACCGCCACCGGTGGAGAAGGTGGTGCGCATCCGGTTGGAGAACttctccaccacacactccactaccAATATATGA